The DNA region GGGTGTCGACTATAAAGTATCCAACAAATTCtaccttttttaaattttgaaatcTTGGAGATCTAGTTCTATTTTAAGTTACCGTTAATTTGTAACCacaattttatttgaaaatatggTGCTTGAGTTAATTATAATGGCTTTCAAAATGCTTAATGATATTCAGATAGCAATTTAAGTGACATTATCAAAAATGAAATCAATCTTAATATAGTCATAATAAAAACTCAATCTGgctttaaaagaaaaaaagtcaATCGTAACCATTTATAGGTTCTTTCTTTTTATTCTTGTCATAAATGTAgtcaaatataaatatttttagacatGACATGTTCCAAAACttaatttcaattaataaaaatccCCTTGTGATTTTAATAAAAGACATTTTATACAAAAACAGGTTGCAATAATGGCAAATGCTTGCGCGCAAAACGAGATTTACAGTGCCggcaataaaaaatgtaaatgattAAAACAAttgcaaatttaaaaaagtggAGCAGTGAGAGAAAACCGACCGactttatatttgtatatcagtaatatttttcaatccacttttaaaacttttctCAAGGTATGTTAACATAcccttttaaaaatgtatatattaatTTAAGCTAAAAAAATGGATTTATGAAAAAGAAGAGGGGCGCTATAGTCATATATAGTAGTGCTTCGACTATCTTTTCATTACTCAGCTAACCAATTAATCTCTTAATGGTCTAATTTAAACCATTTTTGGcgcaaaataatattttacacCACAAACTTTTTTGATAGCACTCGGCCGAAGCAAGCTTGGGCACTAGTAGAACTAAGTAGAATCAAATTTCAACTCTGTAGCTTTAAAAATGTAGGCGCCACCTAGCGGCCATACGTTTAACAGCTCAATACTTTTTTATGAATGGTACAAGTTTAGatgataaaataaacaaaacgcacttacacttttacaaaatctttaaattagttatttggcgtttgtgggcgtggcacatcgggataagaaacttgcgctgcgcaggagtCCCTAGAATCTGTATAGTTAATACTATCTAACCACAGTTCGAGTGTCAACAGTAACATTATATGCAAAATGCAATGAAGTGATAAGGATCGTAATACACTTTTATAGTATGTACTATATTTAAAGCTAATTGATTTTTCCTGAATCGAATGAACTACAATCCCAACTTTAAAGCCTTTATTGTTTCCAATACCTCAGCGAttatacggacggacagactgacgGACAGGGCTAGATCGCCTCGGTTACTAACTCCGATCAAggatatacatatgtatatcacagtggacggcagtccacgtagtgacaAAGCGCATTGCATACCATGACTTTAAGAAAATCAATTGGTTTGGGAGATAGAGCAATAAAAGTGTAaaagttaaaatttataaaaacgtGACCTGTGGTTGCGCGTGGCCCATTGCACTTATTGGATTGCTGGTGATAAttcgcgtcgaatgacacctcgtTTGTTAGAATCCAATGCTTCGTTCAAGAGTTTTACTcaaaacaagattttgggGACTTTTCAAAATTAGAACTATATTCTGTTTGTGTGTTTGTCCTAAAACGTTGTTTTAGCGTCCTGGAAATTGTATATGTTGTTAAACAGATGCATATAAGAAACGTTAGTTTtaccacttttggaaaaacccgcagTTTTAGCGGGGAAAACAGCTGTAAATCGCTAAATCTCGAAAGGCTGTAACTTCTGAACCCACAAAGCTACAAACCTGTGTGAAaagatttattaaaatattcacGGGTGCTTTACATAATTGTAAACATTGTTGTATAAATTAAcaattaaaagttattaatcaACAAAAGTGGCCACTTTTACCAGTTTGGAAATCTTACGGTGCCTGATCTTTGAATATTGTTTGTGCCAATCTAAACTCTATTTTAAGGTCTTGGAAATATTTGAATGGTGTCGTGACGATCGCGCCTTCAACATACAAATTTTCTAATAtcgactaaataaataaactttcaTGTTCTCTTTCGGCACTTCGCAATAGAGTACGTATGCGAGAAGCTTAGATATTTTGCTGAAACTGGCAGAATGAAAACCTTttagaaagtgtatttatttagtcaaatataCAAGAATTTTTCGTGAATaaatttgatatcagaacttttgtatgTTAAAGGTACCATCGTCACGACCCCTTACCttgttaagaggtgttttaatttaatactttatagggtcataaataattaaataaattaaaatctcGTTTGCCTTAAAGCCGTGGTACAAATGGAACCTTTCAGTCaaaacgtttttatttttaaggtgTCCTGGGATTTCTTTGTGCCTAATTTTTTCACAATGTTAGGAATTATGTTTTCGGCTGGGCAATCGCAAATCGAACTGTATTCATTTATAGAAATTAGAGATAGGAACATCTTACATTCCAGAACTGTCATAGcttacatatgtatatgttaCTATTTACGTGCTAAAGTGTGCGAATTTCGATTTACCTGTGCGACTCGGATGACAGCACAACGATCCGTGTTTTGTAATCAAACAGCGTCTCCAGTTGCAATGTCAGGTAGAAATGGGACAGGTGCGAGACCTGGAATGTGGTTTCCAGACCATCCTCGGTCTTTGTGTAGGGCAGTGCAAATACGCCCGCGTTTAGGATGAGATAATCAATGTGGCTGCAATGCAATTATAATGATTAAACTATGCGATATTTAAGTAAGGGCGTCTTTAAGCTTACCCAACGCTTTGATTGATTTCCCTGACAAATCGCTGGACTGAACGCAACGAACTGAGGTCAAGGGCGACAAATCGACAGCGTGCACGGGCTGCCGGTCGCTCCTGGGCAATCCTTTCGATGGCTGCCTCGGCAGAGGTCCTGTTTCGGCAGGCGAAGATGATCTCACAACCATGTTGAGCCAGCGAACGGGCAGTTTCAAAGCCAATGCCGCAATTGGCACCCGTAATCAAGGCCGTGCGTCCGTGCAAATCCTTGCCATGCAGGACTTGCAGGGCGGTGGAGCAGGAGTCGAATCTCTGGCGCACCTGGGCCACATTCTGCGTGGGCTCCTCCAAGGCGAAGGCCAGGCGGGGATCCACATTCGTCCGCTGCTGCGTCTCCTTGTTCAGGAACATGAACCGCTTTCCCTGCTCATCGTAGTACTTCTCCCAGCCCAAGGGCAACTCCCCCGTAATCCGCTTGGTGCGACCTGTCCGCGGGTGTGTCCACTGTGAGGTTTTGCCCTGCTGGCTAAAGATGTGTAcatataattaaattgttttatcttttgtttacgACTCCACATGACCATTGACTTACTTCACATAGCAAACTGTGCCGTCATCGGTGGCCCGCTCCTCCCAGCCGGGTGGCAGTTCATCCTCACTGTCCGTGTCGGGAAGGGACATCATTTTATTGGATTGGATGTTATTTTTAGTTTACGTCtactttttacaaaaatttaactttCTTGGGAAAACAAATTGCAATTGAAATTTCAGCTAAAATCAGTGTTGGAAAGTTTGCAAGGGGGAACAGCTGTTCCGATTAACAGAAGTATGTTCGGCGCAACCGGTAATTTAACATAACCGGTTGGCTATCAGAACGGTTGGTCAGATGTTAATTTGAATTTGTCAGTTagcttatttattttgtaagaaaaaaaacaagtagcgGGTAAGAAAGGTAATGACTATAGTGAAATAGTCACAAATGTATTTCTAAAGATGTGTAATGTTAACCTATAATATTAAGACAAGGCACCATATTCTATTGCGAAAATAAGTAtcaaagaaaattattttgattCCTTATGTATGGATTAATAAAAACGATTTGGTtataaaaccaaaaccaaaggGCTGTCCATTTATTTAGCAATCACACAGGGTGTGGGGTGTGTGGAACAAATCAATTTTTTGCTCAAGAAATTGGTTACATGGGGGAAGGGGGTCAAAAATCGGGAGAAGAGAGAAGAATTACGTAATATATGGACAGACCCTTAACAGGTAAACAAACGCGCTAAAAAGAAGAAATCGCATAGTTCAAACGTTAGTATCAGCCTGATACTAAGTTAGTATTTTAAGTAACACAATTAGATTAGTAATTAATGCGAGCCTAATCAAATTAAGTAAACAAGAATTGAAAGATTAAAACCATGTAATACATTCTAAAATCAGTTAAGTGTATGACCCACTTTTGCAAGGTCGGTGCacccaataataaaatatccCATGGTTAGTTTTACTATACatattattgtttaatttattatttcgtATCATTTAAAATGAATTCTTGGCTTCCTAACTAAAAAGTCAACGAACTTAGGAACTAACGCTTAATAATTGAAGATCCCTAGAATTAAACGGCTGCTGGGGGCTCATTTATAAGGCCGTAGAACAGTACCAGTTTGGTGGGATCGTGGCGCACTAGCACCATGAATGGAGTGTCTCCGCGGAAGAGGACATCCGGTCCGGACTTCTTGAGGTACGTGACTGTTGACGCCGCCGCTTCCGTTCCCTGCTCGTTAACGGTGAAGTCCACTTTGTGGACGATGTCGTCCACAACCAAATCGGAGTGAGCTCCTCCCGCTCCGGCTCTTCGCTGGGCCTCCAAGTTCTGCAGGCTATTTCCGCCCAGCGAACTCGTCCTGGAGACCTCGTTTGTGGCGATCAGGGAGAGATCATTCTGCACGGTGCTGAAGATGCCGCCCAGACTCATTTTCTGCATGACTGTCTTCAGATTCATAGACTCGGTGAGATGCATCTTCGGGAACGCCACCAGTGCTTGCCGTCTGTACATCCTGCTGATCAAATCCTCCACCTTCTCCGCGGTCAAACGCATCTGTAGTGTCATAAGTTCGCCCACCGACGACTTAAAGGGCTGGATTATGTACATGGTGCTCAGGTTTCCCCGGTAGGGCAATCCAATGATCTTGCAGCCAAGCTCGTGATCCTCGTGGTAGGGATACGATCCTCCCGTGGCCATCATCTGGACCCTCACCACTGGCTCAGTTCCCTCGCCGTACGGATAGAAGTTATCTGGCCGGGTGGCCGATTCGATAAAGTCCGTCTCCCAGAAGGCCTTAAAGTACAGCGCGTTGGCCAGAATCATCCTGGTGCTCTGCGGAATATCGCTGGAGATGATGTTCTCGATGCGGTTCTTCGTGTTCCGTGCCACCCAGGAGTTGATGTTGTAACGCGCTGTTGCCGGACTGCCCTCGAAATCCTGAACCTCCAGGTCCGAACCGTAGACCATTGCGATAACCCGCCTGTAAATGAACAAAAGTGGAACACATGAGTAATCAATCAATAAGGCGTTACCAAACGTCGTTGAGTAAAGTGGAGCAAGATTGTGGGAGGTTAGGCATGGGCCAGAGTattaatatgtatttttagCTATAAATCGCCTTTAggcaaaataattaaaaactaagtaaataaaaacttcTCAATGCGGCATAATTTTGCAGATAATAATAGTAACTTCAAATGTTTAAGATAGATTTATTTTGCATTGTTAAAACACAACCTTGTTACGCTCTTATCAGTGAGTTATattactaaaatattttacttttctCAAATTAAAGTTGCTTAGCGAGATAAGATAGCTAAGTGAGTTTATACATTTACTGCCAATTTCAGGATTGTTGATATTATTAATTGTCTTATCTTTGCTGAAAATCTGTCATTTCATTACGGTTCCGGTAAGTTTGCTTCGACTTTACCTTATCAACCTTTTATACCCATTTATATTCATCTCTTTAACATCACACCAACGATCACACTGggaaatttttacaaaatgtgAATAATGACCGTTCCccgttaaattgtaaacatagTACCTATATATTTCTCAATGAAAATAAATGTGAAATTACATGTGTTCGTTAGTCAACTTCCATtcctacacagaaaaaaataagaaaaagctttttaaaaaaacccTTCAAAGGCTAACGACAAATCCcttcaataaaaaataaaccttTTCAAATCTCTTTAAATCTCGATCTTTAAAAGGAAAGAGACTTTGAAAAAAGGCGGAAAGCCTCGAGTTTTTGCTCCGTGTAATACCTCAAGGCGATCGCTAATCGTCTGGCATTTCCCAGCGCCCATCCCCAACCTGATCTCGCTTGAGATCCAGTTTGCAGTCAATTATCCGCAGTGAAGCTCACCTGTAGTCAGGGTTGAGTGAGTAGCCGGTCTGTGTGAACAGTCCGTTTGCCAGGTGCACCTCGTGGGCCCCCGGTCTCTGGGCCCGTCGATTCGACCTCATAGGGCTGTTGGCTCGCCAGTTTGTTAGGGGTCGACCTTGGGAAATCCCCTCCCTGGTGGGTTGTAGTAGGTCCTGCAGCATTAAGCCGAACTGCTCATGCAGCCGGGATGTGTCCGATATTCCGAAGACGGCGGATAGCTCTTCGTAACTGCGACCCCTGGCGCCCAGCAGTAGTAGGGCCAGGGAGTTGACAATGCTCAAAGGAGAGAAAATCTCAGTTTTCTTATAGCCCAAGTGCTGTCCCAGATAATTTGCGAAATTAAAAACACTTTTTGCAATCTGATCGGAGATCGGCAGGTCGACGTAGGTGGATGAATAGGCAGCCGGAAGCGGCTGTTTAACGGAACTGCCGGAAAATTGATCCACCACGGGGCCGCTTTTTGTGGCAAGGCCATTCACAAGGCCGGGCGATTGCAGGGGCGGTAAGGTTGGAACCGTTGGCAGGGGAATCGACTGGATGTGTTGCggttcctgctgctgctgccgagCCTGCACTCCTTTTCTTAGTCCGTTAATGGTGGCCACCGCTTCCGGAGTTCTCAGGTCATCTCGAAAAAGCCCCGACTCACAGCACACCGCACTCATCATTAAAAGTGCCAAAAGCAAGCGCCACATATTGTTATTTTAATCTTGAACGCACACAGAACTAACTATATATAGGTttcgatatatatatatatatgggggTATATATATTGGGTTTTCAACGGTCACGGTTAAGCACGATGTGGCTGTTCGAGTTGAGTTGTTAGAGCCAGACTGAGGTGTTGCCGCTCAGCGCGAATCTTTATAAAACTGGAATCGGAGACTCGTTATCAGGTAAATACAACACACTCCTTCAAGCCCCGGTCTCTCAAGCTCCGCTCTTTATTCCCAGCTGATCTTGGGGAGCTTTGCGCTGACGTCGAGTCACTGGTTATACCCTGAGTTTGTTTACATGGATTGGCAACCGATTTCTGCACTTGTTATTGATCTCATCGATCGGTACTTTCTGTATTGATGTACTGCCCCTTTCAATATTCTGCGAACTCTATGGCGGAAATCCATTCAAGCTCTCCCCGTCTGTGTGTATATTTTGACCCGTGACGAACATACTAATATTCTCGCGGCCCCTCTAATATTCTCTCGCACCCGGTGagtaaatatttgtaattaaTTATAAGCTATACTACGGCATTTATGTTAGATGCGTGTTCTCTGCTTTGTCATTGGAAAGTTCGCGCACATTGGCACTGTTATAAAGCTGGGAGTTTACCAGCGCTAGGATAAGATGAGCACAATGCTGTCCCATTAGAACTTCATGCAAATGAGTTCTAATATCGATATAAAAAGACATCTCACGTACCGGTAGTAAATTCAAAATAAGCCCGTTTTGCATTATAAACTACTCGGGAATGATGAGTAATTTGCCCTTTGAGCGATAGCTAAGAATATCTAAATAATGGGTAGGTATTACATGAGTGTGTGTGATTTTCGGGAtaagtttttatttgttgttgcATGACACcgtgataaaaatataaatttccCAGCGCTAGGATAAGATGAGCACAATGCTGGTCCATAAGATTTTCATTGAAATGGGTATTAACATCGATAGAAAAAGCCATTGCACGTACCGGTAGTAAATTCAAAAGAGGTCCGCTTAGCATTTTAAACTACTTGCGAATGATAAGTAATTTAAACAATGAGCTATATCTTAACAATGGTAACAACCTAATTTTGCTTTGTTgaaaaaattgtgttttttttagattAGCATCACAATATTTTACAAGTTTCAATTAATCACTGAATTAATTGTTAAGAAAGATATACCTGATAAATCAAGATAAATGGACTTCGgttttctaaaaaaatataaatttgagATCACATTTCTTGAACGGAAATACAGcgataaacaaggaagaacgctatagtcgagtacctcgactatcagatacccgttactcagcttaagggaccaaaggaaagtggagatatgcaagcagcaaatgcgccacctaccggcgttatacagacttaagcgttgtgggcgttagagtgggcgtggcaaactttttttttaatcgatcgataggtattgacgagaccaatacatttcagttaaaattttttatctagcatgaaaattgtgggcgccacagacttgggcggtttgtgggcgttggagtgggcgtggcatattcgcgtaacatacttgcgctgcgctcaagcccacggaatctaaatctgaaatcccgtttctctatctttgatattttccgagatacccgcgttcatatttccaatttttttaagtttgtgggcggtttgtgggcgttaaagtgggcgtggcaaactttttttttgggtcaatcggtaggtattgatgagaacaatacatttcagttaaaatttttgttctagcatcaacactgtaggagccacagttttgggcggtttgtgggcgttagagtgggcgtggcactcttctgaaacaaacttgcgctgcgcaggaatctcaggaatctgcatgcctaatctcagtattgtagctcttatagtttccgagatctcagcg from Drosophila subpulchrella strain 33 F10 #4 breed RU33 chromosome 2L, RU_Dsub_v1.1 Primary Assembly, whole genome shotgun sequence includes:
- the LOC119547764 gene encoding WW domain-containing oxidoreductase, which codes for MMSLPDTDSEDELPPGWEERATDDGTVCYVNQQGKTSQWTHPRTGRTKRITGELPLGWEKYYDEQGKRFMFLNKETQQRTNVDPRLAFALEEPTQNVAQVRQRFDSCSTALQVLHGKDLHGRTALITGANCGIGFETARSLAQHGCEIIFACRNRTSAEAAIERIAQERPAARARCRFVALDLSSLRSVQRFVREINQSVGHIDYLILNAGVFALPYTKTEDGLETTFQVSHLSHFYLTLQLETLFDYKTRIVVLSSESHRFANLPVEHLAVHHLSPSPEKYWSMMAYNNAKLCNVLFAQELAQRWKQRGISVFSVHPGNMVSTDLSRNYWFYRLLFAIVRPFTKSLQQAAATSIYCATANELTGLSGLYFNNCFFCEPSKLSKSASLQQQLWQLSENLISELLEEEQH
- the LOC119547898 gene encoding serine protease inhibitor 28Dc, translating into MWRLLLALLMMSAVCCESGLFRDDLRTPEAVATINGLRKGVQARQQQQEPQHIQSIPLPTVPTLPPLQSPGLVNGLATKSGPVVDQFSGSSVKQPLPAAYSSTYVDLPISDQIAKSVFNFANYLGQHLGYKKTEIFSPLSIVNSLALLLLGARGRSYEELSAVFGISDTSRLHEQFGLMLQDLLQPTREGISQGRPLTNWRANSPMRSNRRAQRPGAHEVHLANGLFTQTGYSLNPDYRRVIAMVYGSDLEVQDFEGSPATARYNINSWVARNTKNRIENIISSDIPQSTRMILANALYFKAFWETDFIESATRPDNFYPYGEGTEPVVRVQMMATGGSYPYHEDHELGCKIIGLPYRGNLSTMYIIQPFKSSVGELMTLQMRLTAEKVEDLISRMYRRQALVAFPKMHLTESMNLKTVMQKMSLGGIFSTVQNDLSLIATNEVSRTSSLGGNSLQNLEAQRRAGAGGAHSDLVVDDIVHKVDFTVNEQGTEAAASTVTYLKKSGPDVLFRGDTPFMVLVRHDPTKLVLFYGLINEPPAAV